From Amia ocellicauda isolate fAmiCal2 chromosome 12, fAmiCal2.hap1, whole genome shotgun sequence, a single genomic window includes:
- the LOC136764032 gene encoding transmembrane protein 151A — MQGVTVTGEAPTLSQGEREAQRPLKQSLSGSLCRESHWKCLVLTVLMLGCGGVLGWCALCQVDVLDQDSGYYGSAGRLQQASPCSNGYVYIPLAFAGMLYVVYLVECWHCFSQSAALARVEIGDVYERVQRLQRSTPCIWWKAISYHYVRRTRQVTRYRNGDAYTTTQVYHERVNTHVAGAEFDYGAHGVRDVSKELLGLHDHPATRLRFTKCFSFASAGAEAAYLTQRARFFGDNEGLDDYMEAREGMHLKNVDFREHMVAFPDPRRPPWHTRRPLYWAASLLLLSWPLRVVSEYRTAYVHYHVEKLFGLDEEGGGGTPSEEGGGGGAGLGGGGGGIPRVNTIDLTELEWHIRSNQQVVPSYSEALLMDLATSASAGGGVGGTSGVGGVSLPGGFPASSVQGCGRCCPRSLSSTSLPPLRCARTPNPFSLPPGLYNHPPLPAPTSTAAAPPQASSRLPFSRSRFSLGLLQPGRRGRLFRSLSGRVDEASFADDEESRALGPGEEEEGEEEEEEAGEEVEGEEGGEGEQEVGERGRRRERRRRRRWRRRRRWRRRRRGVVVGGGDGGGGGGGGEGEEEEEEEVGGEDDSPPSYRDALSFPVLIVHGAESCHRDNPLLPRQRPPAPPPPPCLAPTGTAL, encoded by the exons ATGCAAGGAGTGACGGTCACGGGAGAAGCGCCCACGCTGAGCCAGGGCGAGAGGGAGGCG CAGCGGCCCCTGAAGCAGTCCCTGAGCGGATCCCTGTGCCGGGAGTCCCACTGGAAGTGCCTGGTCCTGACAGTGCTGATGCTGGGCTGTGGGGGGGTGCTGGGCTGGTGTGCACTCTGCCAGGTGGACGTGCTGGACCAGGACAGCGGCTACTACGGCTCGGCAGGGCGGCTGCAGCAGGCCAGCCCCTGCAGCAACGGCTACGTCTACATCCCACTGGCCTTCGCGGGGATGCTGTACGTGGTCTACCTGGTGGAGTGCTGGCACTGCTTCAGCCAGAGTGCCGCGCTGGCCCGGGTGGAGATCGGCGATGTGTACGAGCGCGTCCAGCGGCTGCAGCGTTCCACCCCCTGCATCTGGTGGAAGGCCATCAGCTACCACTACGTGCGCCGGACCCGGCAGGTGACGCGCTACCGCAATGGCGATGCCTACACCACCACACAGGTGTACCATGAGCGGGTCAACACGCACGTGGCCGGCGCCGAGTTCGACTATGGTGCCCATGGAGTGCGGGACGTTTCCAAGGAGCTGCTGGGCCTGCACGACCACCCGGCCACCCGCCTGCGCTTCACCAAGTGCTTCAGCTTCGCCAGCGCTGGTGCCGAGGCAGCCTACCTGACCCAGCGGGCCCGCTTCTTCGGCGACAACGAGGGCCTGGACGACTACATGGAGGCGCGTGAGGGCATGCACCTGAAGAATGTGGACTTCCGCGAGCACATGGTGGCCTTCCCCGACCCTCGGCGCCCGCCCTGGCACACCCGCCGGCCCCTCTACTGGGCTGCCTCCCTGCTTCTGCTCTCCTGGCCACTGCGGGTTGTCTCTGAGTACCGCACCGCCTACGTGCACTACCACGTGGAGAAGCTGTTTGGGCTGGATgaggaagggggtgggggcacGCCCTCAGAGGAAGGAGGTGGCGGAGGGGCGGGGCTGGGGGGCGGCGGCGGAGGCATCCCCCGGGTTAACACCATCGACCTGACTGAGCTGGAGTGGCACATACGCTCCAACCAGCAAGTGGTGCCCAGCTACTCTGAGGCACTACTGATGGACCTGGCCACCTCGGCCTCTgcaggtgggggggtgggtggcACCAGCGGGGTGGGAGGGGTCAGCCTGCCTGGGGGCTTCCCAGCCTCCTCGGTCCAAGGATGCGGCCGCTGCTGCCCCCGCTCCCTCAGCAGCACCTCCCTGCCCCCGCTGCGCTGTGCACGCACCCCCaaccccttctctctcccccccggCCTCTACAACCATCCCCCACTCCCTGCGCCAACCTCGACCGCCGCCGCTCCCCCCCAGGCCAGCTCCCGCCTGCCTTTCAGCCGCAGTCGCTTCTCCCTCGGCCTCCTTCAGCCCGGCCGGCGCGGGCGGCTCTTCCGCAGTCTCAGCGGACGGGTGGACGAGGCCAGCTTTGCTGACGATGAAGAGAGCAGGGCGCTGGGCcctggggaggaggaggagggggaggaggaagaggaggaagctggggaggaggtggagggggaggaAGGCGGAGAGGGAGAGCAGGAGGTAGGGGAAAGAGGCCGGCGGCGGGAGAGGAGGCGGCGGAGGAGATGGCGGAGGAGGCGGAGGTGGCGGAGGAGGCGGAGGGGAGtagtggtggggggtggggatggaggaggaggaggaggagggggagagggggaagaggaagaagaggaggaagtgGGTGGGGAGGATGACAGCCCCCCCTCTTATCGGGACGCGCTGTCCTTCCCCGTGCTCATCGTCCATGGCGCCGAGAGCTGTCACCGCGATAACCCCCTCTTGCCCCGGCAACGTCCCCCcgcacccccaccacccccctgCCTCGCGCCCACTGGGACGGCGCTGTGA